In the Juglans microcarpa x Juglans regia isolate MS1-56 chromosome 6D, Jm3101_v1.0, whole genome shotgun sequence genome, one interval contains:
- the LOC121235319 gene encoding autophagy-related protein 8C-like isoform X1, with protein MAKSSFKLEHPLERRQAESARIREKYPDRIPVIVEKAERSEIPNIDKKKYLVPADLTVGQFVYVVRKRIKLSAEKAIFIFVKNILPPTAAMMSAIYEENKDEDGFLYMTYSGENAFGTF; from the exons ATGGCTAAAAGCTCCTTCAAGCTCGAACATCCCCTCG AAAGGAGGCAGGCAGAATCTGCTCGAATCAGGGAGAAGTATCCTGATAGAATACCG GTTATTGTGGAGAAGGCTGAGCGAAGTGAGATACCCAACATTGACAAGAAGAA ATATCTGGTTCCTGCTGATCTGACTGTTGGGCAGTTTGTATATGTGGTCCGGAAAAGGATTAAGCTTAGTGCTGAGAAGGCCATATTTATCTTTGTCAAGAATATCTTGCCACCAACTG CTGCCATGATGTCTGCTATTTACGAGGAAAACAAAGATGAGGATGGGTTTCTTTACATGACTTACAGTGGGGAGAACGCTTTTGGAACATTCTGA
- the LOC121235593 gene encoding CASP-like protein 2D1 encodes MICHSLFILAFLFHTREWIIFIPTIPSQFRYNIPVSLLASVLSSVKNLKGGGLFYLRMRTDLDANATSSIDDIPKLKFLDCSLRVCAIPLSAATMWLTVTNQQDNSSYGRLEFGNLMGLKYMVFISAICACYAFVAAISLWCKCFVAKPWLFFVSDQIVAYLMVTSGAAVLEILYLAYNGDREVTWSEACSSYGRFCSKMKIALLLHVLALCCFIVLALISAFRTFSMFEPPSLPSPEVEQERSA; translated from the exons ATGATCTGTCACTCCCTGTTTATTCTAGCATTCCTCTTTCACACCAGAGAGTGGATTATATTTATCCCCACAATCCCATCTCAGTTTAGGTATAATATCCCAGTATCTCTCCTTGCCTCAGTTCTTTCTagtgttaaaaacttaaaaggtggtggtttattttatttgagaatgagAACAGATCTTGATGCCAACGCAACCAGCTCTATTGACGACATCCCAAAGCTCAAGTTCCTTGACTGTTCTCTTAGGGTCTGCGCGATTCCTCTTAGTGCTGCAACCATGTGGCTAACTGTGACAAACCAGCAGGATAACAGCAGCTATGGGAGACTGGAGTTCGGCAATCTTATGGGCCTCAA GTACATGGTTTTCATCAGTGCTATTTGTGCTTGTTACGCTTTTGTTGCTGCTATTTCCCTATGGTGCAAATGCTTTGTAGCAAAACCCTGGCTCTTCTTTGTCTCCGACCAG ATTGTAGCTTACTTAATGGTCACATCCGGGGCTGCAGTGTTGGAGATACTCTACTTAGCTTACAATGGTGACAGGGAAGTCACATGGAGCGAAGCCTGTAGTTCCTATGGAAGGTTTTGCAGTAAAATGAAGATAGCCTTACTTCTCCATGTTTTGGCTCTTTGCTGCTTCATTGTTCTAGCTCTCATCTCTGCTTTTAGGACTTTCAGCATGTTTGAACCTCCTTCCCTCCCTTCTCCAGAGGTGGAACAAGAAAGATCagcttaa
- the LOC121235021 gene encoding probable beta-1,3-galactosyltransferase 2, translated as MSWKSKGVEPTSKNVVSRKWALLLCIGCFCTGMFFSDRMWTVPEVKGISRTTRVEDEKQDFVSEGCESRIKDVKHEPKNILGEVSKTRNAIQALDKTISSLEMELAAARAAQESILNGSPISEDLKISESRVKRKYLMVIGVNTAFSSRKRRDSVRATWMPQGDKRKKLEEEKGIVVRFVIGHSATSGGILDRAIEAEERRHGDLLRLDHVEGYLELSAKTKIYFATAVTLWDADFYVKVDDDVHVNIATLGATLARHRSKPRVYIGCMKSGPVLAQKGVRYHEPEYWKFGEEGNKYFRHATGQLYAISKDLASYISINQHVLHRYANEDVSLGSWFIGLDVDHIDDRRLCCGTPPDCEWKAQAGNICVASFDWSCSGICKSAERIKEVHRRCGEGENVLWAAEF; from the exons ATGTCTTGGAAGAGCAAAGGAGTGGAGCCAACTTCAAAGAATGTGGTGTCTCGGAAATGGGCTCTGCTTCTTTGTATTGGATGCTTCTGTACCGGGATGTTCTTCTCCGACAG AATGTGGACGGTTCCTGAAGTTAAAGGCATATCAAGGACAACAAGGGTTGAGGACGAAAAGCAAGATTTTGTTTCAGAGGGTTGTGAATCAAGAATT AAGGATGTAAAGCATGAACCCAAGAACATTCTAGGGGAAGTTTCAAAGACGCGTAATGCTATCCA AGCATTAGATAAAACAATTTCAAGTTTGGAGATGGAATTAGCTGCTGCAAGGGCTGCACAGGAATCTATTCTCAACGGTTCTCCCATATCAGAAGATCTCAAAATTTCTGAATcaagagtgaaaagaaaatactTGATGGTTATAGGCGTCAATACTGCTTTTAGCAGCCGCAAGCGAAGAGATTCAGTTCGTGCTACTTGGATGCCACAAG GTGATAAAAGAAAGAAGCTGGAGGAAGAGAAGGGAATTGTAGTACGATTTGTAATAGGTCACAG TGCCACATCAGGTGGTATCCTTGATAGAGCTATCGAAGCAGAGGAAAGAAGGCATGGGGATCTTTTGAGGCTG GACCATGTTGAGGGTTACCTTGAATTGTCAGCCAAGACTAAGATATACTTTGCCACTGCTGTTACTTTGTGGGATGCAGATTTCTATGTCAAAGTTGATGATGATGTACATGTAAATATAG CAACACTTGGAGCAACTTTGGCTAGACACCGGTCAAAGCCTAGGGTGTATATTGGATGCATGAAATCTGGTCCAGTCCTTGCTCAAAA GGGAGTGAGATACCATGAACCAGAGTATTGGAAATTTGGTGAAGAGGGAAACAAGTATTTCCGTCATGCTACGGGGCAGCTATATGCTATTTCAAAAGATTTGGCTAGTTATATATCAATCAACCA GCATGTGTTACACAGGTATGCTAATGAGGATGTTTCCTTGGGTTCATGGTTCATTGGATTGGATGTGGATCATATTGATGACCGTAGATTATGTTGCGGTACACCACCTG ATTGCGAGTGGAAGGCTCAGGCAGGCAACATCTGCGTTGCTTCATTTGATTGGAGCTGCAGTGGAATTTGCAAATCTGCCGAGAGGATTAAGGAGGTTCACCGGCGGTGTGGAGAAGGGGAGAATGTTTTGTGGGCTGCAGAGTTCTGA
- the LOC121235319 gene encoding autophagy-related protein 8C-like isoform X2: MCCIFVCIPERRQAESARIREKYPDRIPVIVEKAERSEIPNIDKKKYLVPADLTVGQFVYVVRKRIKLSAEKAIFIFVKNILPPTAAMMSAIYEENKDEDGFLYMTYSGENAFGTF; this comes from the exons ATGTGTTGCATTTTTGTCTGCATTCCAGAAAGGAGGCAGGCAGAATCTGCTCGAATCAGGGAGAAGTATCCTGATAGAATACCG GTTATTGTGGAGAAGGCTGAGCGAAGTGAGATACCCAACATTGACAAGAAGAA ATATCTGGTTCCTGCTGATCTGACTGTTGGGCAGTTTGTATATGTGGTCCGGAAAAGGATTAAGCTTAGTGCTGAGAAGGCCATATTTATCTTTGTCAAGAATATCTTGCCACCAACTG CTGCCATGATGTCTGCTATTTACGAGGAAAACAAAGATGAGGATGGGTTTCTTTACATGACTTACAGTGGGGAGAACGCTTTTGGAACATTCTGA